Proteins found in one Pongo pygmaeus isolate AG05252 chromosome 8, NHGRI_mPonPyg2-v2.0_pri, whole genome shotgun sequence genomic segment:
- the LOC129006508 gene encoding serine/threonine-protein kinase MARK2-like, whose translation MYSIPSSMSPESENLLKKFLIVNCSKRGPSEHSVRGPWMNVSHEGEELKCYVQPFSYWEDPLQTKFMVSMGYRQEDIQDLLRSMRKPWSPACSWVLLSSQEVQLRVSASAEQQWFQQPAFPIFHSLRRLKGATQSLNRIRRQGRRAATQQCTSQLPTSLEGTNPAPAVNSDLPTNTKKSRNSSLGAKAGLARPPPRTTTATPQRWGLRPPGLLLLTSTPSPRPPARESQSVSLQPNQASVPHPTASSWGVPTRPSPPRVSLRPPFYPRHQWSGQSPRWDQVRAAGQPNRCQPQKWCPTG comes from the coding sequence ATGTATTCCATTCCCTCCTCCATGTCCCCGGAGAGTGAAAACTTGCTGAAGAAATTTCTCATTGTCAATTGCAGCAAGAGAGGCCCTTCAGAGCACAGTGTGAGGGGTCCATGGATGAATGTGAGTCATGAAGGTGAGGAACTTAAGTGCTATGTGCAGCCATTCTCCTACTGGGAGGACCCCCTGCAAACTAAGTTCATGGTATCCATGGGTTACAGACAGGAAGATATCCAGGACTTGCTGAGAAGTATGAGGAAGCCGTGGTCACCTGCCTGCTCCTGGGTTCTCCTTTCATCCCAGGAGGTACAGCTCAGGGTCTCTGCCAGCGCGGAGCAGCAGTGGTTTCAGCAACCTGCCTTTCCCATCTTTCACAGCCTGAGAAGACTCAAAGGAGCCACCCAGAGTCTGAACAGGATCAGGAGACAGGGCAGAAGGGCAGCAACACAGCAATGCACCAGCCAGCTCCCTACTAGCCTGGAGGGGACGAACCCCGCCCCCGCTGTGAACAGTGACCTCCCCACCAACACCAAAAAGAGCAGGAATTCCTCACTCGGGGCAAAAGCCGGTTTGGCCAGACCTCCACCCAGAACGACAACGGCAACCCCACAGCGCTGGGGCCTGAGGCCTCCTGGGCTCTTGCTTCTCACCTCTACCCCGTCTCCCCGGCCACCAGCCCGGGAATCCCAGTCGGTCTCCTTGCAGCCCAACCAGGCCTCGGTGCCGCACCCCACAGCGAGCAGCTGGGGGGTGCCCACCCGGCCCAGTCCACCCAGAGTGTCCCTGCGGCCTCCCTTCTACCCGCGTCATCAGTGGAGTGGGCAGAGCCCCCGATGGGACCAGGTACGCGCGGCCGGGCAGCCCAACAGGTGCCAGCCCCAGAAATGGTGCCCAACAGGGTGA